A genomic segment from Fusarium keratoplasticum isolate Fu6.1 chromosome 10, whole genome shotgun sequence encodes:
- a CDS encoding MFS domain-containing protein: MSQEKTGASTFTKPESITDASTAEALNLCQEVEGQVDPEIAKSIRWKIDMRLMPLLCLTYTLQAIDKNTISYAAVFGLRQEIGLKGTEFSWASAIFYLGYMFWEFPTSMLLQRLPINYFMSATVVTWGTILMCHGAVHSFASLAVVRTLLGAFEAAIQPGTMLLFSMYYTREEQPLRMGIWIGSSGVGYIIAGITSFGIGHIKSSLSSWRLLFIFWGAITFAWGILLWFVLPGPPMRAKFLTEEQKGYAVARVKDNATGIENKRFKMKQFREAMLDLKTWLLFTFALTSNSPNGGLSAFQGLIIKGAGFSTLHTTLYQMPSGAVQLVACLVACYCATRFQNCRILIMILFLMPFLAGVLGLRLLSQDNSYGRLACLWVTFFYTASGTLNMSVATANTAGHTKKITTIAMLLIGYCLGNFVGPFFFRTEQEPWYPLGVGMMFFCIAAQVISLVGIWTLLWTRNRSRRAEHAPGNEEQAWRRGLLDETDLENKYFKYVY, translated from the exons ATGTCGCAAGAAAAGACTGGCGCCAGCACCTTCACCAAGCCGGAAAGCATCACCGATGCTTCAACGGCAGAAGCCTTGAACCTCTGTCAGGAAGTTGAGGGTCAAGTCGATCCTGAAATTGCAAAGTCCATACGATGGAAGATTGATATGCGGTTGATGCCGCTGCTTTGTTTGACCTACACCCTTCAGGCGATTGACAAGAACACCATCAGTTATGCAGCTGTATTCGGTCTCCGACAAGAAATCGGCCTCAAAGGCACTGAGTTCTCATGGGCTAGTGCAATATTCTACCTAGGATACATGTTTTGGGAGTTTCCTACCAGCATGCTATTGCAGCGCTTACCGATCAACTATTTCATGTCGGCCACA GTCGTCACATGGGGCACGATCTTAATGTGTCACGGAGCAGTCCATAGCTTTGCAAGCTTGGCTGTTGTGCGGACTCTGCTCGGAGCTTTCGAGGCTGCCATCCAACCGGGAACCATGCTTCTCTTTAGCATGTACTATACCCGAGAGGAGCAACCCCTCCGCATGGGTATCTGGATCGGTTCATCTGGTGTGGGCTACATCATCGCTGGAATCACTAGCTTTGGTATAGGGCACATCAAGTCTTCTCTCTCGTCTTGGAGGTTGCTGTTCATCTTCTGGGGAGCAATCACTTTTGCATGGGGAATTCTCCTTTGGTTTGTGCTGCCTGGGCCGCCAATGCGTGCCAAGTTTCTCACCGAGGAACAAAAAGGGTATGCAGTCGCGCGCGTCAAGGATAACGCAACAGGCATCGAGAATAAGcggttcaagatgaagcagTTTCGAGAGGCGATGCTCGACTTGAAGACGTGGTTGCTGTTCACCTTTGCGCTGACGAGCAACTCACCCAACGGAGGTTTGAGTGCT TTCCAAGGTCTCATCATCAAAGGAGCGGGCTTTAGTACCCTCCACACCACTCTATACCAGATGCCGTCCGGTGCCGTTCAACTGGTCGCGTGCCTAGTTGCCTG TTACTGTGCTACACGCTTCCAAAACTGCCGCATCCTAATCATGATTCTGTTCCTCATGCCATTCCTTGCGGGCGTCTTAGGTCTTCGCCTCCTCTCTCAAGACAACTCCTATGGGCGACTGGCATGCCTCTGGGTCACCTTTTTCTACACCGCAAGCGGAACTCTCAACATGTCGGTCGCTACAGCCAACACAGCAGGCCATACGAAAAAGATTACAACAATTGCCATGCTTCTGATTGGTTACTGTCTTGGCAACTTTGTTGGTCCGTTCTTTTTCAGAACCGAGCAAGAGCCATGGTATCCGCTTGGAGTTGGCATGATGTTTTTCTGCATCGCGGCCCAAGTCATTTCTCTTGTGGGTATCTGGACATTGCTCTGGACTAGGAACAGGTCCAGAAGGGCAGAGCACGCGCCAGGGAATGAAGAGCAGGCATGGCGAAGGGGCTTGCTTGATGAAACAGACTTGGAGAACAAGTACTTCAAGTACGTGTACTAA
- a CDS encoding Trihydrophobin — MKFPVVLALASIVCALPASEKRQTYVPCTGLYGTSQCCATDILGLANLDCGNPPSTPSDADNFSAICAEIGQRARCCVLPILDQGVLCNTPSGVQD; from the exons ATGAAGTTCCCCGTCGTTCTCGCTCTGGCCAGCATTGTCTGTGCCCTTCCAGCTTCTGAGAAGCGTCAAACCTATGTGCCATGCACTGGCCTGTACGGCACGTCCCAGTGTTGCGCTACCGATATCCTCGGacttgccaacctcgactGCGGAAATC CTCCCTCAACTCCCTCTGATGCCGACAACTTCAGTGCCATCTGCGCCGAGATCGGCCAACGAGCTCGCTGCTGCGTTTTGCCCATT CTGGATCAAGGTGTTCTCTGCAACACACCCTCTGGTGTCCAGGACTGA